Proteins co-encoded in one Malus domestica chromosome 09, GDT2T_hap1 genomic window:
- the LOC139187820 gene encoding MAR-binding filament-like protein 1, giving the protein MKTKLKEKEASIVSLGKSYESQLLGEQEEWSKQLAKAKEEQNSLTSELSLAKSTIASLGKELNGEKKLIEELKIQIDSIKTNLSKAGEEKEEYNNLKTSSCRKADLDAKLLGEREEKFQQLKEKLELALSDTSRNKELIANLTRENENLKELLDRELKIETNLKHEL; this is encoded by the exons ATGAAGACCAAGCTGAAAGAAAAGGAAGCTTCTATTGTTTCATTGGGGAAGAGCTATGAATCTCAGTTACTAGGTGAACAAGAAGAATGGAGCAAGCAACTTGCAAAGGCAAAGGAAGAGCAAAATTCTTTAACAAGCGAACTGAGTTTGGCAAAAAGTACAATTGCAAGCTTAGGAAAGGAGTTAAATGGTGAAAAGAAATTGATTGAGGAGCTTAAAATTCAAATTGACAGTATTAAAACCAACCTTTCAAAGGCCGGAGAAGAAAAG GAGGAATACAATAATCTGAAAACATCCTCCTGTAGAAAGGCGGATTTGGATGCTAAGCTTTTGGGAGAAAGGGAAGAGAAATTTCAACAGCTAAAGGAAAAGCTTGAACTTGCTCTGAGTGACACAAGTAGAAACAAAGAATTAATTGCTAATTTGACCCGAGAGAATGAAAACTTAAAGGAACTTCTGGatagagaattgaaaattgaaacgaATTTGAAACATGAACTCTAG